A genomic region of Pseudomonadota bacterium contains the following coding sequences:
- a CDS encoding LysR family transcriptional regulator — MDKAFINFKYIDAIVRAGSIRRAAEALSITPSALNRRLISIEDELEVQIFERLPRGVRLNAAGEILIQHIRTQLSDFERIKSQIADLSGFRRGEVTIACSQALLPFFLPEQIDRYRTEHPRIQVCVLPRDRSSAEAALADFTADLAIVFEPIKMSDFHPIITVRQEILAVMDRSHPLARKTKLRLHDCLEYPLALPTKAYGVRWLFDQAIAKLNQSILPSLESDSFEFLRMAVSNTDLITLQIEVGLAANETEKSVISRPIASSDIATGLLHFGHLRGRVLSVAAAKFATQLAQVLSKRYQSV, encoded by the coding sequence CGGCGCGCAGCGGAGGCACTTTCGATCACTCCTTCGGCCCTTAACAGGCGACTCATATCCATAGAAGACGAACTTGAAGTACAGATATTTGAAAGATTGCCACGCGGAGTGCGTTTAAATGCAGCGGGCGAAATTCTGATCCAGCATATACGAACGCAACTGTCTGACTTCGAAAGAATAAAATCGCAAATTGCCGATTTATCTGGTTTTCGGCGCGGCGAAGTGACAATCGCTTGTAGCCAAGCACTGTTGCCATTTTTTCTTCCTGAACAAATCGATCGGTATCGAACTGAACACCCAAGGATTCAGGTTTGTGTTTTGCCAAGGGATCGGTCCTCTGCGGAGGCCGCCTTAGCGGATTTCACCGCCGACCTCGCAATCGTCTTCGAGCCTATCAAAATGTCTGATTTCCACCCGATAATCACCGTTCGCCAAGAAATTCTTGCAGTCATGGATAGATCTCACCCGCTGGCAAGAAAAACTAAATTACGACTTCACGACTGTCTGGAATACCCATTGGCGCTGCCAACGAAGGCCTACGGTGTCAGATGGCTATTTGACCAAGCGATTGCCAAACTCAACCAATCCATATTGCCATCCTTGGAGTCGGATAGCTTTGAGTTCTTGCGCATGGCTGTTAGCAACACAGACCTAATAACGCTTCAGATAGAAGTTGGTTTGGCTGCGAATGAAACCGAAAAATCAGTCATAAGCCGACCGATTGCCTCCTCAGATATAGCAACTGGACTTTTGCATTTTGGGCATCTACGCGGCCGTGTTCTCTCTGTCGCGGCAGCAAAATTTGCCACGCAATTGGCACAGGTTTTATCCAAAAGATATCAATCCGTTTAG